The sequence CTCCAATATACCGAATACACGGTCAGCCTTCTGGGCCGGTCCCACGACGTGGCCGGGAACGAATACCGCCTGCAACACGGGGAAAGCTCCAGCATGTTCATGTTCCGGGACGCGCAGCTCATGCACGACGACGCCCTGCGCCTGGCGTCGAGTCATGAGCGCATCGGGCTGGACGCCATCCTCGGCACTTCGGACGTCATCGTCACCCTCAAGGAACAGGTCGCCCGGTTCGCTGATTCCAACTCCTCGGTCCTGGTTACCGGCGAGTCCGGTACCGGCAAGGAGCTGGTGGCCCGCGCCCTGAACGAGGAGGGCGGGCGCAAGGAAGGGCCTTTTGTCGCCATCAACTGCGGTGCCATCCCCGAGACGCTGCTCGAAAGCGAGCTGTTCGGCTATGTGGGCGGGGCGTTTACCGGGGCCAACCCCAAGGGCAAGATGGGCCGGTTCGAGCAGGCCAATGGCGGCACACTCTTTTTGGACGAGATCGGCGACATGCCCCTGCACCTCCAGGCCAAGCTGCTGCGTGCCCTGGAGCAGCGCGAGGTCACCCGGCTCGGCTCCACCCAGCCTACGGCCATCGACGTGCGCGTGGTCTCGGCCACCAACCGCAACCTTGAGGAGATGGTTCACAACGGGACCTTCCGTGAAGACCTCTTCTACCGCCTCAACGTCATCCCCATCCACATTCCGCCCCTGCGCGAACGGCCTCGCGACATCCATCTGCTGTGCAAGGTCTTTCTCGAGCAAAGTATGGAACGACTGGACAAGGAGATCCTGACCATCAAGGAGTCCTTCTGGACCGCGGTCAGCGAATACCACTGGCCCGGCAACGTCCGCGAACTGCAGAACTCCATCGAATACGTTGCCAACGTGGTCGATTCCCCGGCCGTCATCACCCGCGAAACCCTGCCTCTTAAGGTCCGGTCCGGCATGCACGAGTCCGAATACGCCGACTATAACCTCGAAACTATGGAACGCACCCTCATCCAACAGGCCCTCAAGGCCTTCGGCGATGAAAC is a genomic window of uncultured Pseudodesulfovibrio sp. containing:
- a CDS encoding sigma 54-interacting transcriptional regulator produces the protein MEVDMQNMPKDLWEISGVAAKYAAVISRVLRVDVEIVDGNLYRVAGTGRFAGLVGKQMSSASGVYRQVLKTGRPLVIREPGFSEFCADCPNWQSCDETFEMSTPILYKDTVVGVIGFVCFTEEQKAHIQDNFDVFFDFLAQMSDILASKVVESMEYARSLALGQLLETVVDKVDEGVLLLAQDGRIVRSNKAAQQILDFPLEGQDAITVNLHRGENRLLQYTEYTVSLLGRSHDVAGNEYRLQHGESSSMFMFRDAQLMHDDALRLASSHERIGLDAILGTSDVIVTLKEQVARFADSNSSVLVTGESGTGKELVARALNEEGGRKEGPFVAINCGAIPETLLESELFGYVGGAFTGANPKGKMGRFEQANGGTLFLDEIGDMPLHLQAKLLRALEQREVTRLGSTQPTAIDVRVVSATNRNLEEMVHNGTFREDLFYRLNVIPIHIPPLRERPRDIHLLCKVFLEQSMERLDKEILTIKESFWTAVSEYHWPGNVRELQNSIEYVANVVDSPAVITRETLPLKVRSGMHESEYADYNLETMERTLIQQALKAFGDET